One Phoenix dactylifera cultivar Barhee BC4 chromosome 14, palm_55x_up_171113_PBpolish2nd_filt_p, whole genome shotgun sequence DNA window includes the following coding sequences:
- the LOC103713298 gene encoding uncharacterized protein LOC103713298, translating into MELQSPVAAKNLWNFLRLAIIMMRKGLIAKRKLIMDMKLVMERGKVLGKSLGNLMFHHQPRSPLPQGPNFSMHAYEFSCTNTPNPILYGMSWKRRHNLFSCIHANVVEEPDEMPGPVAVLPMIERSPQWAYSPSVLAIGEQRSQMPSPFSVRVSNYSSEDEGDGFGREVDDKAEEFIKRFYEQLRSQSRIAMLQYEEK; encoded by the coding sequence ATGGAGCTCCAGTCTCCTGTGGCCGCTAAGAACCTATGGAACTTCCTGAGGTTGGCCATTATCATGATGAGGAAGGGCCTCATAGCTAAgaggaagctcatcatggacatGAAGCTCGTCATGGAGAGGGGAAAGGTCCTAGGGAAATCCTTGGGGAACCTTATGTTTCACCACCAGCCAAGGAGTCCATTGCCACAAGGCCCCAACTTTAGCATGCATGCGTACGAGTTCTCATGCACTAATACCCCCAACCCGATCTTGTATGGCATGAGCTGGAAGCGCAGACACAATCTTTTCTCTTGCATCCATGCCAATGTTGTCGAGGAACCTGACGAGATGCCAGGGCCTGTCGCCGTGCTCCCCATGATCGAGCGCTCGCCGCAATGGGCCTACAGTCCGAGCGTTCTAGCCATCGGCGAGCAGCGCAGCCAAATGCCGTCGCCCTTCTCGGTTCGGGTCTCAAATTATTCATCAGAGGATGAGGGTGATGGGTTCGGACGGGAGGTGGACGACAAGGCCGAGGAGTTCATCAAGAGGTTCTACGAGCAATTGAGGTCTCAAAGCCGCATCGCTATGCTGCAGTATGAAGAGAAGTAG
- the LOC103713268 gene encoding uncharacterized protein LOC103713268 — MKNKASTFLKQVISVIVSMVKAKSLAVKSKTSAMKSRLLVFGLLRHKKLLMSAINHKIHALRGQEKGGESLSSNPEDCSKAIVLYIAEQNEALPSSTRTESVDCEDDDFYPDLTHSLFEDEDDDDDGLGDAAGSVIDLVRNSKDDGKEFSLEDEIDHVADVFIKRFHRQMRMQKLESFKRYQEMLERSA, encoded by the coding sequence ATGAAGAACAAGGCTTCCACCTTCCTGAAGCAGGTGATCTCTGTTATTGTCTCCATGGTGAAGGCCAAGTCATTGGCGGTGAAGAGCAAAACCAGTGCTATGAAAAGCCGGCTCCTTGTCTTTGGGCTCCTTCGGCACAAGAAACTCTTAATGAGTGCAATCAACCACAAGATCCATGCACTTAGGGGACAGGAgaaaggtggtgaaagtctcagCAGCAACCCTGAGGACTGCAGCAAGGCAATAGTGCTTTATATTGCAGAACAGAACGAGGCCCTGCCAAGCTCCACACGCACCGAGTCGGTCGACTGTGAAGATGACGATTTTTACCCGGACCTCACACACTCGCTATTTGAAGACGAGGACGACGATGATGATGGACTCGGTGACGCCGCTGGATCGGTAATCGATCTGGTTAGGAACTCCAAGGACGATGGTAAGGAATTCAGCCTCGAGGACGAGATCGACCATGTAGCTGACGTCTTCATAAAGAGGTTCCATAGGCAGATGAGGATGCAGAAGCTGGAGTCCTTCAAGAGGTATCAAGAGATGTTGGAAAGGAGCGCGTAG